One Cellulomonas sp. Y8 DNA segment encodes these proteins:
- a CDS encoding aconitate hydratase has protein sequence MSSVDSFGSKARLQVGDDTYEIFRLDAVPGTEKLPYSLKVLAENLLRTEDGANITADHVRALAGWDPAAEPDTEIQFTPARVIMQDFTGVPCVVDLATMREAMADLGGDPTRINPLAPAELVIDHSVQIDVFGREDAFRRNVEIEYQRNHERYQFLRWGQTAFDDFKVVPPGTGIVHQVNIEYLARGIMTREVDGALRAYPDTCVGTDSHTTMVNGLGVLGWGVGGIEAEAAMLGQPVSMLIPRVVGFKLTGSIPSGVTATDVVLTITQQLRQHGVVGKFVEFYGEGVAQVPLANRATIGNMSPEFGSTCAIFPIDDVTLDYLRLTGRSEQQLALVEAYAKEQGLWHDPSREPAYSEYLELDLGTVVPSIAGPKRPQDRIELSEAKESFATSILDYVSDAEKAPFTGLDESVDETFPASDPIAAGEHTDSSDAPAHVDKGDAARRPHRRVPVTLADGTTTELDHGAVVIASITSCTNTSNPSVMLAAALLARKAVERGLTSQPWVKTSMAPGSQVVTNYYEKAGLWPYLEKLGFHLVGYGCATCIGNSGPLPEEVSAVVNEHDLSVVSVLSGNRNFEGRINPDVKMNYLASPPLVIAYALAGTMDFDFENQPLGTDTEGKPVFLADIWPTPEEVQATIDASIDRSMFESDYADVFAGDERWRALDTPEGDTFAWDGGSTYVRKPPYFDGMAAEPAPVVDVQGARVLAKLGDSVTTDHISPAGSIKADSPAGQYLAEHGVERRDFNSYGSRRGNHEVMIRGTFANIRLRNQLVPGVEGGYTVNQLSGEQTSIYDAAQAYAEAGVPLVILGGKEYGSGSSRDWAAKGTALLGVKAVITESFERIHRSNLIGMGVLPLQFPVGESADSLGLDGTEAFDIAGVAALNEGTTPRTVRVTATKDDGSVVEFDAVVRIDTPGEADYYYRNGGILQYVLRSLVAA, from the coding sequence GTGAGCAGCGTCGACAGCTTCGGGTCGAAGGCCCGGCTGCAGGTCGGGGACGACACCTACGAGATCTTCCGGTTGGACGCGGTCCCCGGGACGGAGAAGCTGCCGTACAGCCTCAAGGTGCTCGCCGAGAACCTGCTGCGGACCGAGGACGGCGCGAACATCACCGCCGACCACGTCCGCGCCCTCGCCGGGTGGGACCCGGCCGCCGAGCCGGACACCGAGATCCAGTTCACGCCCGCCCGCGTGATCATGCAGGACTTCACCGGCGTGCCCTGCGTCGTCGACCTCGCCACCATGCGCGAGGCCATGGCCGACCTGGGCGGCGACCCGACGCGGATCAACCCGCTCGCGCCCGCCGAGCTGGTCATCGACCACTCCGTGCAGATCGACGTGTTCGGGCGCGAGGACGCGTTCCGCCGCAACGTCGAGATCGAGTACCAGCGCAACCACGAGCGCTACCAGTTCCTGCGCTGGGGCCAGACCGCGTTCGACGACTTCAAGGTCGTCCCGCCGGGCACCGGCATCGTGCACCAGGTCAACATCGAGTATTTGGCGCGCGGCATCATGACGCGCGAGGTGGACGGCGCGCTGCGCGCGTACCCCGACACCTGCGTCGGCACCGACTCGCACACCACGATGGTCAACGGCCTCGGCGTGCTGGGCTGGGGCGTCGGCGGTATCGAGGCCGAGGCGGCCATGCTCGGCCAGCCCGTCTCCATGCTCATCCCGCGCGTGGTCGGCTTCAAGCTCACCGGCTCGATCCCGTCCGGGGTGACCGCGACCGACGTCGTGCTCACCATCACGCAGCAGCTGCGCCAGCACGGCGTCGTCGGCAAGTTCGTCGAGTTCTACGGCGAGGGCGTCGCCCAGGTGCCGCTCGCGAACCGCGCCACCATCGGCAACATGTCGCCGGAGTTCGGCTCCACCTGCGCGATCTTCCCGATCGACGACGTCACGCTCGACTACCTGCGCCTCACCGGCCGCTCCGAGCAGCAGCTCGCGCTCGTCGAGGCGTACGCGAAGGAGCAGGGCCTCTGGCACGATCCGTCGCGCGAGCCGGCCTACTCCGAGTACCTCGAGCTCGACCTCGGCACCGTGGTCCCGTCGATCGCCGGCCCGAAGCGCCCGCAGGACCGCATCGAGCTGTCCGAGGCCAAGGAGTCGTTCGCGACCTCGATCCTCGACTACGTGTCCGACGCCGAGAAGGCGCCGTTCACCGGGCTGGACGAGTCCGTGGACGAGACGTTCCCCGCCTCCGACCCGATCGCGGCGGGGGAGCACACCGACTCCTCGGACGCGCCGGCCCACGTCGACAAGGGCGACGCCGCGCGCCGCCCGCACCGCCGGGTCCCGGTGACGCTGGCGGACGGCACCACGACCGAGCTCGACCACGGCGCCGTCGTGATCGCCTCGATCACCTCGTGCACCAACACGTCGAACCCGTCGGTCATGCTCGCCGCGGCGCTGCTCGCGCGGAAGGCCGTCGAGCGCGGCCTCACGTCGCAGCCGTGGGTCAAGACGTCCATGGCCCCGGGCTCCCAGGTCGTGACGAACTACTACGAGAAGGCCGGCCTCTGGCCCTACCTCGAGAAGCTCGGGTTCCACCTCGTCGGGTACGGCTGCGCCACCTGCATCGGCAACTCGGGCCCGCTGCCCGAGGAGGTCTCGGCCGTCGTCAACGAGCACGACCTGTCCGTGGTGTCGGTGCTCTCCGGCAACCGGAACTTCGAGGGCCGCATCAACCCCGACGTGAAGATGAACTACCTGGCGTCCCCGCCGCTGGTCATCGCCTACGCGCTCGCCGGGACGATGGACTTCGACTTCGAGAACCAGCCGCTCGGCACCGACACCGAGGGGAAGCCGGTGTTCCTCGCGGACATCTGGCCCACCCCGGAGGAGGTCCAGGCGACCATCGACGCGAGCATCGACCGCTCGATGTTCGAGTCCGACTACGCCGACGTCTTCGCGGGCGACGAGCGCTGGCGCGCGCTGGACACCCCGGAGGGCGACACGTTCGCCTGGGACGGCGGGTCCACCTACGTGCGCAAGCCCCCGTACTTCGACGGCATGGCCGCGGAGCCGGCCCCGGTCGTCGACGTGCAGGGCGCGCGGGTGCTCGCCAAGCTCGGGGACTCGGTCACCACCGACCACATCAGCCCCGCGGGGTCCATCAAGGCGGACAGCCCCGCCGGCCAGTACCTGGCCGAGCACGGCGTCGAGCGCCGGGACTTCAACTCCTACGGGTCCCGCCGCGGCAACCACGAGGTGATGATCCGCGGCACGTTCGCCAACATCCGGCTCCGGAACCAGCTGGTCCCGGGCGTCGAGGGCGGGTACACGGTGAACCAGCTGTCCGGCGAGCAGACGTCGATCTACGACGCCGCGCAGGCGTACGCCGAGGCCGGCGTGCCGCTCGTCATCCTGGGTGGCAAGGAGTACGGCTCCGGCTCGTCCCGCGACTGGGCGGCCAAGGGCACCGCGCTCCTGGGCGTCAAGGCCGTCATCACCGAGTCGTTCGAGCGCATCCACCGGTCGAACCTCATCGGCATGGGCGTCCTCCCGCTGCAGTTCCCGGTGGGGGAGTCGGCCGACTCGCTCGGCCTGGACGGCACCGAGGCGTTCGACATCGCCGGCGTGGCGGCGCTGAACGAGGGCACGACGCCCCGGACCGTGCGCGTCACGGCCACCAAGGACGACGGCTCGGTCGTGGAGTTCGACGCGGTGGTCCGCATCGACACCCCCGGTGAGGCGGACTACTACTACCGGAACGGCGGCATCCTGCAGTACGTGCTGCGGTCGCTCGTCGCGGCCTGA
- a CDS encoding DUF1801 domain-containing protein, which produces MPDSPKTVPTDADVDAFLAAVQPERRRRHAVRARELLERITGERPVLWGPSIVGFGSAHYRYASGREGDWPPVSFSPRKTALTLYLMDGLEAHAADLAELGPHTTGTGCLYLKDLDAVDQPALERILARSWDARGANPRS; this is translated from the coding sequence ATGCCCGACTCCCCGAAGACCGTGCCGACCGACGCGGACGTCGACGCGTTCCTCGCGGCGGTGCAGCCGGAACGTCGTCGCCGGCACGCCGTGCGGGCACGCGAGCTGCTCGAGCGGATCACCGGCGAGCGGCCGGTGCTGTGGGGGCCGTCGATCGTCGGCTTCGGCAGCGCGCACTACCGGTACGCCTCCGGGCGCGAGGGCGACTGGCCGCCCGTCTCGTTCTCCCCCAGGAAGACCGCCCTGACGCTCTACCTCATGGACGGGCTGGAGGCGCACGCCGCGGATCTCGCGGAGCTGGGTCCGCACACGACGGGCACCGGCTGCCTCTACCTGAAGGACCTGGACGCCGTCGACCAGCCGGCGCTCGAGCGGATCCTCGCCCGCAGCTGGGACGCCCGCGGAGCCAACCCCCGCTCCTGA
- a CDS encoding aminoglycoside phosphotransferase family protein, giving the protein MPVKPPAEVDLTTDLVRALLEDQHPDLADLPLRLAAHGWDNATFRLGADLAVRLPRRELAAHLVEHEQRWLPTLAGLCPVPVPAPVRVGRPGPRFPWSWSVVPWVHGVHVAQQPVADRTAWAPELAEALVALHVPAPAGAPVNPFRGGALAGRSAALRARLDAGHLDGAIAAAGARSTGAGSADATAGTPVGRARLDPLWRDALAAPAWPGPPVWLHGDPHPGNLVAADGRLAGLLDFGDLTAGDPACDLATAWLTFDVDGRAAFRARADALADARGPRDPGRWRRAAGWALVMASALVTHGDDDPVIAAAGSHAIAELVRGD; this is encoded by the coding sequence GTGCCCGTCAAGCCGCCCGCCGAGGTGGACCTGACCACCGACCTCGTCCGCGCGCTGCTCGAGGACCAGCACCCGGACCTCGCCGACCTCCCGCTCCGGCTCGCCGCCCACGGCTGGGACAACGCGACCTTCCGGCTGGGTGCCGACCTCGCCGTGCGGCTGCCGCGGCGCGAGCTCGCGGCCCACCTGGTCGAGCACGAGCAGCGCTGGCTCCCGACGCTGGCCGGGCTCTGCCCCGTCCCGGTGCCCGCGCCCGTGCGGGTCGGCCGGCCGGGCCCGCGGTTCCCGTGGTCCTGGAGCGTGGTGCCCTGGGTCCACGGCGTGCACGTCGCCCAGCAGCCGGTGGCCGACCGCACCGCGTGGGCGCCCGAGCTCGCCGAGGCGCTGGTCGCGCTGCACGTCCCCGCTCCCGCGGGCGCCCCGGTGAACCCGTTCCGCGGCGGCGCCCTCGCCGGCCGGTCTGCGGCGCTGCGGGCGCGGCTCGACGCCGGTCACCTCGACGGCGCGATCGCGGCAGCGGGCGCCCGGAGCACGGGTGCTGGGAGCGCGGACGCGACCGCCGGCACGCCCGTCGGTCGCGCTCGCCTGGACCCCCTCTGGCGGGACGCGCTGGCCGCACCCGCGTGGCCGGGCCCGCCCGTCTGGCTGCACGGCGACCCGCACCCGGGCAACCTCGTCGCGGCGGACGGCCGGCTCGCCGGGCTCCTCGACTTCGGCGACCTGACGGCCGGTGACCCCGCGTGCGACCTCGCGACCGCGTGGCTGACCTTCGACGTCGACGGCCGCGCGGCCTTCCGGGCACGCGCCGACGCCCTGGCCGACGCCCGGGGGCCGCGCGACCCCGGCCGCTGGCGCCGGGCCGCGGGCTGGGCGCTGGTGATGGCATCGGCGCTGGTGACGCACGGTGACGACGATCCCGTGATCGCCGCCGCGGGATCCCACGCGATCGCCGAGCTCGTCCGGGGCGACTGA
- a CDS encoding EI24 domain-containing protein, with protein MHEFLAGARLLGGGWSWWRRRPGAMARGLIPAVIVGVVVLAALIALVVNLDAVGDTLTPFADGWSPGWERTAELAAQGVVLVGSVVLVVVTFTALTLAVGEPFYDRIWRAVEQDTTGTVPEGSTGVWRGAVDGVALVARGLVAAAVAGLLGLVPLVGAPLGWIAGVLLTGWVLAHELSSRALVARGLSRRERNALLRAHRTRALGFGVATQLCFLVPGGAVATMPAAVAGSTLLAQSVLPRGAGAGPVPAGAPAVAESPAGRAGSAPLPLPAGDDAERR; from the coding sequence ATGCACGAGTTCCTCGCGGGCGCCCGCCTCCTCGGCGGCGGCTGGTCCTGGTGGCGGCGACGACCGGGCGCGATGGCGCGCGGGCTGATCCCCGCGGTCATCGTCGGCGTCGTCGTCCTGGCGGCGCTGATCGCGCTCGTGGTCAACCTCGACGCGGTCGGCGACACCCTCACCCCGTTCGCCGACGGCTGGTCGCCCGGCTGGGAGCGCACCGCCGAGCTCGCCGCGCAGGGCGTGGTCCTGGTCGGCTCCGTGGTGCTGGTCGTGGTGACGTTCACCGCGCTGACGCTCGCCGTCGGCGAACCGTTCTACGACCGGATCTGGCGCGCGGTCGAGCAGGACACCACCGGCACCGTCCCCGAGGGCTCGACCGGGGTGTGGCGCGGCGCGGTCGACGGCGTCGCACTCGTCGCGCGCGGCCTCGTCGCGGCCGCGGTCGCCGGTCTGCTCGGGCTCGTGCCGCTGGTCGGCGCGCCCCTCGGCTGGATCGCGGGCGTGCTGCTCACCGGCTGGGTGCTCGCGCACGAGCTGTCGTCCCGCGCGCTCGTGGCGCGCGGCCTCTCGCGTCGGGAGCGCAACGCGCTGCTGCGGGCGCACCGGACGCGGGCGCTCGGGTTCGGCGTGGCGACGCAGCTGTGCTTCCTCGTGCCGGGCGGCGCGGTGGCGACGATGCCCGCCGCGGTCGCCGGGTCGACGCTGCTCGCGCAGTCGGTGCTGCCGCGGGGCGCCGGCGCCGGGCCGGTGCCCGCCGGCGCGCCCGCGGTGGCGGAGTCCCCGGCGGGCCGGGCCGGGTCGGCGCCGCTGCCCCTCCCGGCAGGGGACGACGCCGAGCGCCGCTGA
- a CDS encoding MATE family efflux transporter, with protein sequence MAKVLTAGSPWRVILVFAVPLLVGNVVQQLYQFADAVVVGRHLGVDSLAAVGATGSLLFLLLGFAWGMTSGFAIPTAQAFGARDAAAVRRSVAAGTLLTGATSVLLTVGAPLLAGPALALLQTPASLMAEATTFAQVSFLGAGALMFFNFLAAIIRAIGDSRTPLWFLTLACVLNVVLVVVMVGPMGLGVGGAALATVVSQALSVVLCLEYVRRRVPVLHVHRADWRVPRAELAEHLRLGLPMGFQASIIAIGTLAVQVRLNTLGADAVAAYTTAARVDGLAVALLQSLGLAVSMFVAQNLGGGRPDRIRQGVVQASWLAVAGSAVLGVVLFASGASLVRLFVGDGAAEVVTMATQFLHVNAALYAVLGVLFVLRGALQGLGRTGVPTLTGVIELVMRVGAAIVLGAAFGYLGVVWGNPLAWAGAVVLLVPAYLRAHRALAQQPIAPLDRVEATPVPVPVEGPTDGSMVVDAVVPLPAGGPDDAALRRRDDVPAT encoded by the coding sequence ATGGCCAAGGTCCTGACCGCCGGCAGTCCCTGGCGCGTCATCCTCGTGTTCGCCGTCCCCCTGCTGGTGGGCAACGTCGTCCAGCAGCTCTACCAGTTCGCCGACGCCGTCGTCGTCGGCCGCCACCTCGGCGTCGACTCGCTGGCCGCCGTCGGCGCCACGGGCAGCCTGCTGTTCCTGCTCCTCGGGTTCGCCTGGGGCATGACCTCGGGCTTCGCCATTCCCACCGCCCAGGCGTTCGGCGCCCGGGACGCCGCCGCCGTGCGCCGCTCGGTCGCCGCGGGCACGCTCCTCACCGGCGCGACGAGCGTGCTGCTCACCGTCGGTGCGCCGCTGCTGGCGGGCCCGGCGCTCGCGCTGCTGCAGACCCCGGCGTCGCTGATGGCCGAGGCGACGACGTTCGCGCAGGTGAGCTTCCTCGGCGCGGGCGCGCTGATGTTCTTCAACTTCCTCGCCGCGATCATCCGCGCGATCGGCGACTCCCGGACGCCGCTGTGGTTCCTCACGCTGGCGTGCGTGCTCAACGTCGTCCTGGTCGTGGTCATGGTCGGACCGATGGGGCTCGGAGTCGGCGGGGCCGCGCTCGCGACGGTCGTGTCGCAGGCGCTGTCGGTCGTGCTGTGCCTGGAGTACGTCCGGCGGCGCGTGCCGGTGCTGCACGTGCACCGCGCGGACTGGCGGGTGCCGCGGGCCGAGCTCGCCGAGCACCTGCGCCTCGGGCTGCCGATGGGCTTCCAGGCGTCGATCATCGCGATCGGCACCCTCGCCGTTCAGGTCCGGCTGAACACCCTCGGCGCCGACGCCGTCGCCGCGTACACGACGGCCGCCCGCGTGGACGGCCTCGCGGTCGCGCTGCTCCAGTCGCTCGGCCTCGCGGTCTCGATGTTCGTCGCGCAGAACCTCGGCGGCGGCCGCCCCGACCGCATCCGGCAGGGCGTCGTCCAGGCGTCGTGGCTCGCGGTCGCCGGCTCGGCGGTGCTCGGCGTCGTGCTGTTCGCGTCGGGTGCCTCGCTGGTGCGGCTGTTCGTCGGCGACGGCGCCGCGGAGGTCGTGACGATGGCGACCCAGTTCCTGCACGTCAACGCGGCGCTGTACGCGGTCCTCGGCGTGCTGTTCGTGCTCCGCGGCGCCCTGCAGGGGCTCGGCCGCACCGGCGTGCCGACGCTCACCGGCGTGATCGAGCTGGTCATGCGGGTCGGCGCCGCGATCGTGCTCGGCGCAGCCTTCGGCTACCTCGGCGTCGTGTGGGGCAACCCGCTCGCCTGGGCCGGGGCCGTGGTGCTGCTCGTGCCGGCGTACCTGCGGGCGCACCGGGCGCTCGCGCAGCAGCCGATCGCGCCGCTCGACCGGGTCGAGGCGACGCCGGTACCGGTGCCGGTCGAAGGGCCGACGGACGGGTCGATGGTCGTGGACGCGGTGGTGCCGCTCCCCGCCGGCGGCCCGGACGACGCCGCTCTCCGGCGGCGGGACGACGTACCCGCCACCTAG
- a CDS encoding CoA pyrophosphatase, translating into MTAGSGADAGSGALADLVALCAARPVWAPDPERAFDAPPPGREASHARPVRQSAVLVLFGVLDAADARADHPAVAADLDVLLTRRSPTLSHHPGQVSFPGGGIDPTDAGPEAAALREAQEETGLDPAGVRVLGTLPLLPVTVSRNLVTPVLGWWARPSAVAATDPAETVDVFRVPVADLVDPARRVTTVLRRGGHEWRGPAFDADGVLVWGFTAFILDRLLDAVGWAVPWDEGRTVPAPV; encoded by the coding sequence GTGACGGCGGGGTCGGGCGCCGACGCGGGGTCGGGGGCGCTCGCCGACCTCGTCGCGCTGTGCGCCGCGCGCCCCGTGTGGGCCCCGGACCCCGAGCGGGCCTTCGACGCACCGCCGCCCGGGCGGGAGGCGTCGCACGCGCGGCCGGTCCGGCAGTCGGCGGTGCTCGTCCTGTTCGGCGTCCTCGACGCGGCGGACGCGCGCGCCGACCACCCCGCGGTGGCGGCGGACCTCGACGTGCTGCTGACCCGCCGCTCCCCCACGCTGAGCCACCACCCGGGCCAGGTCTCGTTCCCCGGCGGGGGGATCGACCCGACCGACGCGGGCCCCGAGGCGGCGGCGCTGCGCGAGGCGCAGGAGGAGACCGGCCTCGACCCGGCGGGCGTGCGGGTGCTCGGCACGCTGCCGCTGCTGCCCGTCACCGTCAGCCGCAACCTGGTCACGCCCGTCCTCGGGTGGTGGGCCCGGCCCTCGGCGGTGGCGGCGACCGACCCGGCGGAGACCGTCGACGTGTTCCGGGTGCCGGTGGCGGACCTGGTGGACCCCGCGCGCCGGGTGACCACGGTGCTGCGCCGCGGCGGCCACGAGTGGCGCGGGCCGGCCTTCGACGCCGACGGGGTGCTCGTCTGGGGCTTCACCGCGTTCATCCTCGACCGGCTGCTCGACGCCGTCGGCTGGGCCGTCCCGTGGGACGAGGGCCGGACGGTGCCCGCGCCGGTGTGA
- a CDS encoding type 1 glutamine amidotransferase has translation MSQPRPVLVLTHVAHEGPGLVARALDGLPITTRTVLDDPSPRLPAVADLAGLVVMGGPQDADDDAGHPGLAAERRLLAEAVDAGLPTLGVCLGMQLLALALGAPLHRRHGTEIGFAPVDVVAHDPLLAPAGPRPTVLHWHSDAVDLPSGATLLASTDTTPVQAFRAGSAVGTQFHLEVDPTVLDLWLTTPQMVADLEPDEVAAIRLGSRQHLAALRPGADLGLASFATAVRERA, from the coding sequence GTGAGCCAGCCGCGTCCCGTCCTCGTCCTCACGCACGTCGCGCACGAGGGGCCGGGCCTCGTCGCCCGCGCGCTCGACGGCCTGCCGATCACGACGCGCACCGTCCTCGACGACCCGTCGCCGCGGCTGCCCGCGGTGGCCGACCTGGCCGGGCTCGTCGTGATGGGCGGCCCGCAGGACGCGGACGACGACGCCGGGCACCCCGGCCTGGCCGCCGAGCGCCGGCTCCTGGCCGAGGCCGTGGACGCGGGCCTGCCGACGCTCGGCGTCTGCCTCGGCATGCAGCTGCTCGCGCTCGCCCTCGGCGCGCCGCTGCACCGGCGGCACGGCACCGAGATCGGCTTCGCGCCCGTCGACGTCGTCGCGCACGACCCGCTCCTCGCCCCCGCCGGCCCGCGGCCGACCGTGCTGCACTGGCACTCCGACGCCGTCGACCTGCCCTCGGGGGCCACCCTGCTCGCGTCGACGGACACGACCCCCGTGCAGGCGTTCCGCGCCGGGTCCGCGGTCGGCACCCAGTTCCACCTCGAGGTCGACCCGACGGTGCTCGACCTGTGGCTGACGACCCCGCAGATGGTCGCCGACCTGGAGCCCGACGAGGTCGCCGCGATCCGGCTGGGCTCGCGGCAGCACCTCGCCGCGCTGCGGCCCGGCGCGGACCTCGGGCTCGCGTCGTTCGCGACGGCCGTGCGGGAGCGGGCGTGA
- a CDS encoding GuaB1 family IMP dehydrogenase-related protein translates to MRFLPGHQPSSDLTYGDVFLVPSRSEVASRFDVDLSSTDGTGTTIPVVVANMTAVAGRRMAETVARRGGLAVLPQDVPTDVVADVVASVKAKHTVVESAVVVSPQDTVHTALTLIGKRAHGAAVVVEGDRPVGVVTPADCEGVDRFTQIADVMSGDPTTVELSVVESGGTAGLEAAFERLHGSRRKFSPVVRDGRLVGVLTQVGALRSSIYTPALDAQGRLRVAAAVGVNGDVKGKAAALLDAEVDVLVVDTAHGHQRKMLDALEAVRSLDPRVPVVAGNVVTAEGTRDLIAAGADIVKVGVGPGAMCTTRMMTAVGRPQFSAVLECAAAARELGKHVWADGGVRHPRDVALALAAGASQVMVGSWFAGTHESPGDLHADGNGRLYKESFGMASARAVAARTRGGSAFDRARKALYEEGISSSRMYLDPERPGVEDLVDRITSGVRSSCTYVGATSLDDFAERAVVGIQSAAGYDEGRPLPDGW, encoded by the coding sequence ATGCGCTTCCTGCCCGGGCACCAGCCCTCCTCCGACCTCACCTACGGCGACGTCTTCCTCGTCCCGTCCCGGTCCGAGGTCGCCTCCCGCTTCGACGTCGACCTGTCGTCGACCGACGGCACCGGCACCACGATCCCGGTCGTCGTCGCCAACATGACCGCGGTCGCCGGCCGCCGCATGGCCGAGACCGTGGCGCGCCGCGGCGGCCTGGCCGTGCTGCCGCAGGACGTCCCGACCGACGTCGTCGCCGACGTGGTCGCGTCCGTCAAGGCCAAGCACACCGTCGTCGAGAGCGCCGTGGTCGTGTCCCCGCAGGACACCGTGCACACCGCGCTCACCCTGATCGGCAAGCGCGCGCACGGCGCCGCGGTCGTCGTCGAGGGCGACCGGCCCGTCGGCGTCGTCACCCCCGCCGACTGCGAGGGCGTCGACCGGTTCACCCAGATCGCCGACGTCATGTCCGGCGACCCGACGACCGTCGAGCTCTCCGTCGTCGAGTCCGGCGGCACCGCCGGCCTGGAGGCCGCGTTCGAGCGGCTGCACGGCTCGCGCCGCAAGTTCTCCCCCGTCGTCCGCGACGGCCGGCTCGTCGGCGTGCTGACCCAGGTCGGCGCCCTGCGGTCCTCCATCTACACCCCCGCGCTCGACGCGCAGGGCCGGCTGCGGGTCGCCGCGGCGGTCGGCGTGAACGGCGACGTCAAGGGCAAGGCCGCCGCGCTGCTCGACGCCGAGGTCGACGTCCTCGTCGTCGACACCGCGCACGGCCACCAGCGCAAGATGCTCGACGCGCTGGAGGCCGTGCGGTCGCTCGACCCGCGGGTGCCGGTCGTCGCCGGCAACGTCGTCACCGCCGAGGGCACCCGCGACCTGATCGCCGCGGGCGCCGACATCGTCAAGGTCGGCGTCGGCCCGGGCGCCATGTGCACCACCCGGATGATGACGGCCGTCGGGCGGCCGCAGTTCTCCGCCGTCCTCGAGTGCGCCGCGGCCGCGCGCGAGCTCGGCAAGCACGTCTGGGCCGACGGCGGCGTGCGGCACCCGCGCGACGTCGCGCTCGCCCTGGCCGCCGGCGCCTCGCAGGTCATGGTCGGGTCCTGGTTCGCCGGCACCCACGAGTCCCCCGGCGACCTGCACGCCGACGGGAACGGCCGGCTCTACAAGGAGAGCTTCGGCATGGCCTCGGCCCGTGCCGTGGCCGCCCGCACCCGCGGCGGGTCCGCGTTCGACCGCGCGCGCAAGGCGCTGTACGAGGAGGGCATCTCCTCCTCGCGGATGTACCTCGACCCCGAGCGCCCCGGCGTCGAGGACCTGGTCGACCGGATCACCTCCGGCGTGCGGTCCTCCTGCACCTACGTGGGGGCGACCTCGCTCGACGACTTCGCCGAGCGCGCCGTCGTCGGGATCCAGTCCGCCGCCGGCTACGACGAGGGCCGCCCGCTGCCCGACGGGTGGTGA
- a CDS encoding carbohydrate ABC transporter permease, whose protein sequence is MLATSFTYAVLVVLAILYVYPFLIQVATSFKTDAEAAQNAISLIPQTWSTAAYERLFLRSDFPLWFRNSVVVTVVVTIGRVFINSLAGYALARLRFRGRGLVFAGLVAVMAVPNVVLLIPKFLVIKQVGIYNSFAGLIIPLLADAAGIFIMKNFFESIPPSVEEAARMDGAGTFRVFWSVVLPMARPALVTIVILSFQGSWNELSHFIVASQDPQLVTLTKGVAQLASGQLSQGTQYPLKLAAAAIMTIPVAVLFFIFQKRIMNQSAGAVKE, encoded by the coding sequence ATGCTCGCGACGTCGTTCACCTACGCCGTGCTCGTCGTCCTCGCGATCCTGTACGTCTACCCGTTCCTCATCCAGGTCGCGACGTCGTTCAAGACCGACGCCGAGGCCGCGCAGAACGCGATCTCGCTGATCCCGCAGACCTGGTCCACGGCGGCCTACGAGCGGCTGTTCCTGCGCTCGGACTTCCCGCTGTGGTTCCGGAACTCGGTGGTCGTGACCGTCGTCGTCACGATCGGGCGGGTGTTCATCAACTCGCTCGCCGGCTACGCCCTGGCGCGGCTGCGGTTCCGGGGTCGCGGGCTGGTGTTCGCCGGGCTCGTCGCCGTCATGGCGGTGCCGAACGTCGTGCTGCTCATCCCGAAGTTCCTCGTGATCAAGCAGGTCGGCATCTACAACTCGTTCGCGGGCCTGATCATCCCGCTGCTCGCGGACGCCGCCGGCATCTTCATCATGAAGAACTTCTTCGAGTCGATCCCGCCGTCGGTCGAGGAGGCCGCCCGCATGGACGGCGCCGGGACCTTCCGGGTGTTCTGGTCCGTGGTGCTGCCGATGGCCCGTCCCGCGCTGGTGACCATCGTGATCCTGTCGTTCCAGGGCTCCTGGAACGAGCTGTCGCACTTCATCGTCGCGTCCCAGGACCCGCAGCTGGTCACCCTCACCAAGGGCGTCGCCCAGCTGGCGTCCGGCCAGCTGTCCCAGGGCACGCAGTACCCGCTGAAGCTGGCCGCCGCGGCGATCATGACGATCCCCGTCGCCGTGCTGTTCTTCATCTTCCAGAAGCGGATCATGAACCAGAGCGCCGGTGCTGTGAAGGAGTAG